A window from Triticum aestivum cultivar Chinese Spring chromosome 6D, IWGSC CS RefSeq v2.1, whole genome shotgun sequence encodes these proteins:
- the LOC123143010 gene encoding 7-deoxyloganetin glucosyltransferase codes for MGSSSAPAGERAHAVCLPAAAQGHIIPMLDVAKMLHARGFHVTFVNTEYNHARLVRARGAAAVAGVPGFRFATIPDGLPPSDGDVTQDVTSLCKSLTETCLGPFRRLLAELSDPATGHPPVTCVVADIIMDFSMEAAGELGLPYVQLWTSSAVSYVGVRHYRLLFERGLAPIRDVKQLTNEYLDTPVEDVPGLRNMRFRDFPTFIRSPASDDYMLHFALGIAERAVGASAMIVNTFGDLEGEAVAAMEALGLPKVYTIGPLHLLAPSSGINMSLWKQEEECLPWLDGKEVGSVVYVNFGSITVMTNEQLVEFAWGLAKSGKHFLWIIRPDLVKGDTAVLPPEFSVETAERGLVASWCPQQQVLNHPAVGAFLTHSGWNSTMESMCGGVPIISWPFFADQQTNCRYQCNEWGVGMEIDTDVRRDAVANLIMELMEGENGKVMKKKAQEWREKAVKATKPGGSSHDNFDALIRDVLAPSRHG; via the coding sequence ATGGGTTCTTCCTCAGCACCGGCGGGCGAGAGAGCACACGCCGTGTGCCTGCCGGCGGCCGCGCAGGGGCACATCATCCCCATGCTCGACGTGGCTAAGATGCTCCACGCCCGCGGCTTCCACGTCACCTTCGTCAACACCGAGTACAACCACGCCCGGCTCGTCCGCGCGCGGGGCGCGGCCGCGGTGGCCGGCGTCCCGGGGTTCCGCTTCGCGACCATTCCGGACGGCCTGCCGCCGTCAGACGGCGACGTCACGCAGGACGTCACGTCCCTATGTAAGTCCCTCACGGAGACCTGCCTCGGGCCCTTCCGCCGCCTCCTCGCGGAGCTCAGTGACCCCGCCACGGGCCATCCGCCCGTGACCTGCGTCGTCGCCGACATCATTATGGACTTCTCCATGGAAGCGGCCGGGGAGCTCGGCCTCCCCTATGTCCAGCTCTGGACGTCCAGTGCCGTCAGCTATGTCGGTGTCCGCCACTACCGTCTCCTCTTCGAACGTGGCCTCGCACCGATCAGAGACGTCAAGCAGCTGACAAACGAGTACCTTGACACGCCGGTGGAAGACGTGCCGGGCCTGCGGAACATGAGGTTCAGGGACTTCCCAACCTTCATACGCAGCCCGGCCTCGGACGACTATATGCTGCATTTCGCGCTCGGCATTGCAGAGCGCGCGGTCGGCGCGTCGGCCATGATCGTCAACACCTTCGGCGACCTTGAGGGCGAGGCGGTGGCGGCCATGGAGGCGCTCGGCCTGCCCAAGGTCTACACCATCGGCCCGCTCCATCTGCTGGCGCCGAGCTCAGGCATCAACATGAGCCTGTGGAAGCAGGAGGAGGAGTGCCTGCCATGGCTCGACGGCAAGGAGGTCGGCTCAGTCGTGTACGTCAACTTCGGCAGCATCACCGTCATGACCAACGAGCAGCTAGTGGAGTTCGCGTGGGGGCTGGCCAAGAGCGGCAAACATTTCCTCTGGATCATCCGTCCCGACCTCGTCAAGGGCGACACTGCAGTGCTCCCCCCAGAATTCTCGGTCGAGACGGCGGAGCGTGGGCTCGTGGCCTCCTGGTGCCCGCAGCAGCAAGTGCTGAACCACCCGGCTGTGGGCGCGTTCCTGACGCACAGTGGCTGGAACTCAACGATGGAGAGCATGTGCGGTGGCGTGCCCATCATCAGCTGGCCATTCTTCGCGGACCAGCAAACCAACTGCCGATACCAGTGCAACGAATGGGGAGTCGGCATGGAGATCGACACCGACGTCCGGCGCGACGCCGTTGCAAACCTTATCATGGAGCTCATGGAGGGGGAGAATGGaaaggtgatgaagaagaaggcacaGGAGTGGAGGGAGAAAGCGGTCAAGGCGACCAAGCCCGGCGGCTCGTCTCATGACAACTTTGATGCGCTGATTCGCGATGTGCTAGCTCCTAGCCGCCATGGGTAA